From the Garra rufa chromosome 17, GarRuf1.0, whole genome shotgun sequence genome, one window contains:
- the LOC141290319 gene encoding tripartite motif-containing protein 16-like has translation MAEAGFSHDQFSCSVCLDLLKDPVTIPCGHSYCKSCITDCWNQEDEKRVYSCPQCRQTFSPRPALNKSTMLAEVVEQLKKTKLQAADPAPFLAESGDVECDVCTGRKHKAVKSCLVCLNSYCQNHLEQHESFFKGKRHDLMDATGHLQEMICRKHEKLLEIYCRTDQRCICMLCMVDEHKNHDTVSTTAERTEKQRQLDETQRDFQQQIQGREKRLQELKEAVETHKRSAQTAVEDSERIFTELISSIERRRSEVTQMIRDREKTVVSRAEGLMERLEQEIDDLSKRNAELELLSQTRDHIHFLQSFPSLSDAPGSPDIPSITFSSYDDVGQSVFQLRQKLEDFCRQGIEEISGRAERPEAENAGFILRPRINDSPRAQAHQRAERPETDNAGPFWRQRIKDSHRAQAFLKERPETDNARPFWRQRIKDSHRAQAFQRAQTMGERLRQRQMENERK, from the exons ATGGCTGAAGCCGGGTTTTCTCACGACCAGTTCAGCTGTTCAGTATGTCTGGATCTACTGAAGGATCCAGTGACTattccctgtggacacagttactgtaagagcTGCATTACAGACTGCTGGAATCAAGAGGATGAGAAgagagtctacagctgccctcaatgcagacagaccttcagtccaagacctgctttaAATAAAAGCACTATGCTGGCTGAAGTGGTGGAGCAACTGAAGAAGACCAAACTACAAGCTGCTGATCCTGCTCCATTTCTTGCTGAATCTGGGGATGTGgagtgtgacgtctgtactggaAGAAAACACAAAGCTGTGaagtcctgtctggtgtgtcTGAACTCTTACTGCCAAAATCACcttgaacaacatgagagttTCTTCAAAGGAAAGAGACATGATCTAATGGACGCCACTGGACATCTACAGGAGATGATCTGCCGCAAACATGAAAAACTGCTGGAAATATACTGCCGCACTGACCAGAGGTGTATATGTATGCTCTGTATGGTGGATGAACACAAAAATCATGACACTGTATCAACCACAGCAGAGAGGACAGAGAAACAG AGACAATTGGATGAGACACAGAGAGACTTCCAGCAGCAAATCCAGGGGAGAGAGAAGAGGCTTCAGGAGCTGAAAGAGGCTGTGGAGACTCACAAG cgctctgcacagacagcagtggaggacagtgagaggatctttactgaaCTCATCAGCTCTATTGAGAGAAGACGCTCTGAGGTCACACAGATGATCAGAGATCGAGAAAAGACTGTAGTGAGTCGAGCGGAAGGACTTAtggagcgactggagcaggagatTGATGATCTGAGCAAGAGAAATGCTGAGCTGGAGCTGCTTTCACAGACACGCGATCACATCCATTTCCTTCAG AGTTTTCCATCTCTCTCTGACGCTCCTGGATCTCCAGACATTCCCAGCATAACTTTTAGTTCCTATGATGATGTAGGACAATCAGTCTTTCAACTAAGACAGAAACTGGAGGATTTTTGCAGACAGGGGATTGAAGAGATATCTGGTAGAG CAGAGAGGCCTGAGGCAGAAAATGCAGGATTTATTCTGAGACCGAGAATTAACGATTCCCCCAGAGCACAGGCACATCAAAGAG CAGAAAGGCCTGAGACAGACAATGCTGGACCTTTTTGGAGACAGAGAATAAAGGATTCACACAGAGCACAGGCATTTCTAAAAG AAAGGCCTGAGACAGACAATGCTAGACCTTTTTGGAGACAAAGAATAAAGGATTCCCACAGAGCACAGGCATTTCAAAGAG CACAGACAATGGGTGAGAGATTGAGACAACGGCAAatggaaaatgaaagaaaataa